In a genomic window of Sutcliffiella sp. FSL R7-0096:
- a CDS encoding phage scaffolding protein: MNREELKALGLTDEQIDKVMAAHGKVVNATKDKADKVEGLESQLEDYKTQLADRDTQLDDLSKQVKDNADLTAEIDRLKDENKTATADLQKKLETQAFDFALDKALTGAKVKNSKAIRGLLDMDTIKLDGETLKGLDDQLNSLKESDSYLFEQETEPTKPTIVNPGNPNGGTSTGDDDPFAAKMAKYN, from the coding sequence GTGAACAGAGAAGAACTGAAAGCATTAGGATTAACGGATGAACAAATCGATAAGGTGATGGCAGCACACGGGAAAGTAGTGAATGCTACGAAAGATAAAGCAGATAAAGTGGAGGGCTTGGAGTCTCAACTAGAAGATTACAAGACGCAACTTGCGGACCGTGATACGCAGCTGGATGACTTATCAAAACAAGTAAAGGATAATGCGGATCTAACGGCAGAAATAGACCGTTTGAAAGATGAAAACAAAACGGCCACTGCTGATTTGCAAAAAAAGTTAGAAACACAGGCTTTTGATTTTGCACTGGACAAGGCACTGACTGGCGCAAAGGTAAAGAATTCAAAAGCAATTCGAGGGCTTTTGGATATGGATACGATCAAACTGGATGGTGAAACGCTGAAAGGTCTTGATGACCAACTTAACAGCCTGAAAGAAAGTGATTCGTATTTATTTGAGCAAGAAACAGAACCAACCAAGCCAACAATCGTTAATCCAGGTAATCCGAATGGTGGTACAAGCAC